A section of the Corynebacterium auris genome encodes:
- the metX gene encoding homoserine O-acetyltransferase MetX, which produces MTLPEAGQLHEVRIGDFETEAGALIRDVRIAYQRWGDLRGDNVLLVEHALTGDSNAAEWWSEAVGPGKALDTDRWCVICTNALGSCYGTTGPASTHPDGGAWGSRFPAVSIRDQVRAEKAFLDILGIKRVHAVLGGSMGGARSLEWTLLYPDMVESACVIAVSARASAWQIGIQSAQISAITRDPAWRGGDYYDTDDSPDQGLAAARRLAHLTYRGELEIDERFGTSAQPGEDPLGAFRSDDQRFAVQSYLEHQGKKLVKRFDAGAYVCLTEALNRHDVGRDRGGLNKALASSQVPTMVVGVDTDILYPYHQQEHISRNLGNLLGMSKLSSPMGHDAFLTEARQMDLILRKFIALTQDDPTGGQYCI; this is translated from the coding sequence TTGACTCTCCCGGAGGCCGGACAGCTCCACGAGGTACGAATCGGGGACTTCGAGACGGAAGCTGGGGCGCTGATCCGCGATGTTCGCATTGCCTACCAGCGCTGGGGGGACCTCCGCGGAGACAACGTGCTACTGGTCGAGCACGCCTTGACCGGCGATTCCAACGCCGCCGAGTGGTGGAGCGAAGCAGTCGGCCCGGGCAAGGCGCTCGACACCGATCGCTGGTGCGTCATCTGCACCAACGCCCTCGGCTCCTGCTACGGCACCACCGGCCCGGCAAGCACGCACCCGGACGGTGGCGCCTGGGGCTCGCGTTTTCCCGCCGTATCCATCCGCGACCAGGTGCGCGCCGAAAAGGCCTTCCTCGACATCCTCGGAATTAAGCGAGTGCACGCGGTGCTCGGCGGCTCCATGGGCGGGGCGCGCAGCCTGGAGTGGACGCTGCTTTACCCCGACATGGTGGAAAGCGCCTGCGTCATCGCGGTCTCCGCGCGCGCCAGCGCCTGGCAGATCGGCATCCAGAGCGCGCAGATCTCGGCGATCACCCGCGACCCCGCCTGGCGTGGCGGCGACTACTACGACACGGACGACTCCCCCGATCAAGGCCTCGCGGCGGCGCGCCGCCTGGCGCACCTGACCTACCGCGGTGAGCTGGAGATCGACGAGCGGTTCGGCACCTCCGCCCAGCCCGGCGAGGATCCCCTGGGAGCCTTCCGCAGCGATGACCAGCGCTTCGCCGTCCAAAGCTACCTTGAGCACCAAGGGAAAAAGCTGGTCAAGCGTTTCGACGCCGGAGCCTACGTCTGCCTCACCGAGGCTCTCAACCGCCACGACGTCGGCCGCGACCGCGGCGGACTGAACAAGGCGCTGGCTTCCTCGCAGGTCCCGACCATGGTGGTGGGCGTAGACACCGACATCCTGTACCCCTACCACCAGCAGGAACACATCTCGCGCAACCTGGGCAACCTGCTGGGCATGTCCAAGCTGTCCAGCCCCATGGGCCACGACGCCTTTTTGACCGAGGCGCGCCAGATGGACCTCATCCTGCGCAAGTTCATCGCGCTGACCCAGGACGACCCCACGGGCGGGCAGTACTGCATCTAG
- a CDS encoding O-acetylhomoserine/O-acetylserine sulfhydrylase, which produces MTKYDNTQASEWGFGTRSIHAGQTVDSDTGARNQPIYMTTSYVFNDAQHAADRFSLADPGPIYTRLTNPTQQALEDRIASLEGGVAAVAFASGMAAETAAITNLATSGDHIVTSPRLYGGTETLLQFAIKRYGIDVTFVENPDDPESWQAAVQPNTKAFYGETFGNPIADVLDIPAVAEVAHRNSVPLIVDNTVATAALAKPLELGADIVVASTTKFYTGNGAAVGGVLVDGGKFDWTVERDGKPVFPYFVTPDPAYHGLKYADLGAPAFALKARAGILRDTGAAISPFNAWVALQGLDTLGLRLERHNQNALKVAEFLTNHEKVSHVNFAGLKDSPYYAVKEKLGLPYTGSVLSFDIAGDENDRAKAWTFIDALTLHSNLANVGDVRSLVVHPASTTHSQSDEAGLARAGITQATVRLSVGIEDIEDIIADLERGFAAI; this is translated from the coding sequence ATGACCAAGTACGACAACACGCAAGCAAGCGAGTGGGGCTTTGGCACCCGCTCCATCCACGCAGGCCAGACCGTTGACTCCGACACCGGCGCTCGCAACCAGCCGATCTACATGACGACGTCCTACGTCTTCAACGACGCCCAGCACGCCGCCGACCGCTTCAGCCTCGCCGACCCCGGCCCCATCTACACCCGCCTGACCAACCCGACCCAGCAGGCGCTCGAAGACCGCATTGCCAGCCTCGAGGGCGGCGTTGCCGCCGTGGCCTTCGCCTCGGGCATGGCCGCAGAGACCGCCGCCATCACCAACCTCGCCACCTCCGGCGACCACATCGTCACCTCCCCGCGCCTCTACGGCGGCACCGAGACCCTCCTCCAGTTCGCGATCAAGCGCTACGGCATCGACGTCACCTTCGTGGAAAACCCGGACGACCCCGAATCCTGGCAGGCCGCCGTCCAGCCGAACACCAAGGCCTTCTACGGCGAGACCTTCGGCAACCCGATCGCTGACGTCCTGGACATCCCGGCCGTCGCCGAGGTGGCTCACCGCAACAGCGTCCCGCTCATCGTGGACAACACGGTGGCCACCGCCGCCCTAGCCAAGCCGCTGGAGCTCGGCGCCGACATCGTCGTCGCCTCCACCACGAAGTTCTACACGGGCAACGGCGCCGCAGTCGGCGGCGTGCTCGTCGACGGCGGCAAGTTCGACTGGACCGTCGAGCGCGACGGCAAGCCGGTCTTCCCCTACTTCGTCACCCCGGACCCCGCCTACCACGGCCTGAAGTACGCCGACCTCGGCGCCCCGGCCTTCGCTCTCAAGGCGCGCGCCGGCATCCTGCGCGACACCGGCGCCGCAATCTCCCCCTTCAACGCATGGGTTGCGCTGCAGGGCCTCGACACCCTCGGCCTGCGCCTCGAGCGCCACAACCAGAACGCGCTCAAGGTCGCGGAGTTCCTGACCAACCACGAGAAGGTCTCCCACGTTAACTTTGCCGGCCTGAAGGACTCGCCCTACTACGCCGTCAAGGAGAAGCTGGGACTGCCCTACACCGGTTCCGTGCTCTCCTTCGACATCGCGGGCGACGAGAACGACCGCGCCAAGGCGTGGACCTTCATCGACGCGCTCACCCTGCACTCGAACCTCGCCAACGTCGGCGACGTGCGCTCCCTGGTCGTCCACCCGGCCTCCACCACGCACTCCCAGTCCGACGAGGCAGGCCTGGCCCGCGCCGGCATCACCCAGGCGACCGTCCGCCTGTCGGTAGGCATCGAGGACATCGAGGACATCATCGCCGACCTCGAGCGCGGCTTCGCCGCCATCTAG
- a CDS encoding HAD family hydrolase: MAIVVFDIGKVIVPEGDRVPRLVNFLRSNDVEVGVKELMESYWELRDDYDLGLDDDTYWAHVLDRAGATGGDIDYQALGRLDGERNATADPAVHELLRDLAAAGHRLALLSNAPFSMVNAVREADWASGIEVKIFSAEAGVAKPDRKIYEIAERELSAAFDGYERCAVHFFDDRDVNVSAAREFGWDAHLWEGVEGARRGLL; encoded by the coding sequence GTGGCAATAGTTGTCTTCGACATCGGCAAGGTCATCGTCCCCGAAGGGGACCGCGTCCCGCGGCTGGTGAACTTCCTGCGCAGCAACGACGTCGAGGTCGGCGTGAAGGAGCTGATGGAGAGCTACTGGGAGCTGCGAGACGACTACGACCTCGGCCTTGACGACGACACCTACTGGGCGCACGTCCTCGACCGCGCCGGGGCGACAGGCGGCGATATCGACTACCAGGCCCTCGGCCGCCTTGACGGGGAGCGCAACGCCACCGCCGACCCGGCCGTGCACGAGCTGCTGCGCGACCTTGCCGCAGCCGGGCATCGCCTCGCGCTGCTCAGCAACGCCCCGTTTTCAATGGTCAACGCGGTGCGCGAGGCAGACTGGGCGAGCGGAATCGAGGTGAAGATCTTCTCCGCCGAGGCAGGGGTGGCAAAGCCCGACAGGAAGATCTACGAGATCGCCGAGCGGGAGCTTTCCGCGGCCTTCGACGGCTACGAGCGCTGCGCCGTGCACTTCTTTGACGACCGCGACGTCAACGTCAGCGCCGCCCGCGAGTTCGGGTGGGACGCGCACCTCTGGGAAGGAGTTGAGGGCGCCCGCCGCGGCCTTCTCTGA
- a CDS encoding DUF1868 domain-containing protein, with amino-acid sequence MAGFVDNARTWEKFDTTGVALRHPGSTFVSAVPATSPLYTIGRRIQDDVTARGWAGNYGLTVPSSFHMTVLQGLKERTFAGQDAAWPAWLDGAADFPEAVRLMLGRLLEAGIRGPRSVTMTSPGVCPLEGRLTIRMEPANDEVARELERFRQQAGEVLEIPVEAPGEYRFHTTLGYRLTTSEDRDPELGAAAEEYSSWLRQHPVYELEAPAFCIFNDMQSFSPLLYFR; translated from the coding sequence ATGGCGGGCTTCGTTGATAACGCGCGCACGTGGGAGAAGTTCGACACCACCGGGGTGGCGCTGCGCCACCCGGGGTCCACGTTCGTCTCCGCGGTGCCCGCCACCTCGCCCCTGTACACCATCGGGCGCCGTATCCAGGACGACGTCACAGCGCGAGGCTGGGCCGGAAACTACGGCCTGACCGTGCCCTCAAGCTTCCACATGACGGTTCTGCAAGGCCTGAAGGAGCGTACCTTCGCCGGGCAGGACGCCGCGTGGCCCGCCTGGCTCGACGGTGCCGCGGACTTCCCTGAGGCGGTCCGCCTCATGCTGGGGCGCCTGCTGGAGGCAGGCATCCGCGGACCGCGGTCGGTGACCATGACCTCCCCGGGCGTCTGCCCGCTGGAAGGCAGGCTCACCATCCGCATGGAGCCCGCCAACGACGAGGTCGCCCGCGAGTTGGAGCGCTTCCGCCAGCAGGCCGGCGAGGTGCTGGAGATCCCCGTCGAGGCCCCCGGCGAGTACCGCTTCCACACCACCTTGGGCTACCGCTTAACGACGTCCGAGGACCGCGACCCCGAGCTCGGCGCCGCCGCTGAGGAGTACTCCTCGTGGCTCCGGCAGCACCCGGTGTACGAGCTGGAGGCCCCCGCGTTCTGCATCTTCAACGACATGCAGAGCTTCTCCCCGCTGCTCTACTTCAGGTAG
- a CDS encoding extracellular solute-binding protein, with the protein MKKYTRILSLTTLTAVTATTLAACGSGADTPTNADGEVVVDFWHSSSGAAGQTLQQLVDEFNEQHQGEIEIAASYQGDYGDSISKFVASVQTVDLPALLQANDVQTRYLKDSGLAIPAEELANEDDSYDFSNLIPAVANYYTMDDMVYSMPAMVSQPALFTNDTLLAEAGVDPNSLDTVEGLLDAAERVHEETGRAGLTFHHSGWYMEELMASLGNEFCSPENGVGAEQPTEFNLTHPDLVATWERIGELYEKGAIHNPGNDGSAATGAFLSQEAAIQMNSSSNYGNVSQANIDWDWSIRTMPRDTAESGAVPGGNSLWAIEEGTSQEERDAAWEFMKFIGSDESQKTIFEETGYLPTTSSAAEDLTDLTPQLESLLDQLTTTPVNTVTAGCHSGALNDARSSYGEAMSTIANGEDAETALETAKQGADASIASYNERAGNQ; encoded by the coding sequence ATGAAGAAGTACACCCGCATCCTGTCTCTGACCACCCTGACCGCCGTCACCGCCACCACCCTCGCGGCCTGCGGCTCCGGCGCAGACACCCCCACCAACGCCGACGGCGAAGTCGTCGTCGACTTTTGGCACTCTTCCTCCGGCGCCGCCGGCCAAACCCTGCAGCAGCTTGTGGACGAGTTCAACGAGCAGCACCAGGGTGAGATCGAGATTGCCGCCTCCTACCAGGGCGACTACGGGGATTCCATCTCCAAGTTCGTCGCCTCCGTTCAAACGGTCGACCTGCCCGCGCTCCTGCAGGCCAACGACGTCCAAACCCGCTACCTCAAGGACTCCGGGCTGGCCATCCCCGCAGAGGAGCTCGCGAACGAGGACGACTCCTACGACTTCTCCAACCTCATTCCCGCCGTGGCCAACTACTATACGATGGATGATATGGTCTACTCCATGCCCGCGATGGTCTCCCAGCCCGCACTGTTCACCAACGACACGCTGCTGGCCGAGGCCGGGGTTGACCCGAACTCCCTTGACACGGTCGAAGGCCTGCTTGACGCTGCCGAGCGCGTTCACGAGGAAACCGGCCGCGCCGGCCTGACCTTCCACCACTCCGGGTGGTACATGGAGGAACTGATGGCCTCGCTGGGCAACGAGTTCTGCTCCCCCGAAAACGGCGTGGGCGCCGAGCAGCCCACCGAGTTCAACCTCACGCACCCCGACCTCGTGGCAACGTGGGAGCGGATCGGCGAGCTGTACGAGAAGGGGGCGATCCACAACCCCGGCAACGACGGGTCGGCGGCGACCGGCGCGTTCCTCAGCCAGGAGGCCGCCATTCAGATGAACTCCTCCTCGAACTACGGCAACGTCAGCCAGGCCAACATCGACTGGGACTGGTCCATCCGCACCATGCCGCGCGACACTGCCGAATCCGGCGCCGTACCGGGCGGCAACTCTCTGTGGGCGATCGAGGAGGGCACCTCCCAGGAGGAGCGGGACGCCGCCTGGGAGTTCATGAAGTTCATCGGCTCGGACGAGTCCCAGAAGACGATATTTGAGGAAACCGGCTACCTGCCGACAACCTCCTCCGCCGCCGAGGATCTCACCGACCTGACCCCGCAGCTCGAGTCGCTGCTTGACCAGCTGACCACCACCCCGGTGAACACCGTCACCGCGGGCTGCCACTCGGGTGCCCTCAACGACGCCCGCAGCTCCTACGGCGAGGCCATGTCCACCATCGCCAACGGCGAGGACGCGGAGACCGCGCTGGAGACCGCCAAGCAGGGCGCGGACGCCTCCATCGCCTCCTACAACGAGCGCGCCGGAAACCAGTAA
- a CDS encoding carbohydrate ABC transporter permease, whose translation MNSQLRSPVTTVFLWIWLLIACVFIIFPVVYAVIGSFRSTPDIQGGIQSLLFGDFVASNYPRAWNQSEVGQQMINSVIVTIMQTGGQFITGVLAAFALAFGRIPAPGKILVFFLVPMMIPSEISVIGNYLTVREMGLYDTVVAIFLPYVASSFTIFLFYQAFKQFPKEILEATRLEGVGPLRFLFTFLIPLNRSVCMTALVTGAIAAWNGYMWPLLITQSASVRTIQPGIKALADETAVDTGLVLAGLIIAALPTIILVVFGQKYLSRGLTEGAVK comes from the coding sequence GTGAACTCCCAACTTCGCTCACCAGTCACCACCGTCTTTTTGTGGATATGGCTGCTCATCGCCTGCGTATTCATCATCTTCCCCGTCGTCTACGCGGTCATCGGTTCGTTCCGGTCCACCCCTGACATCCAGGGCGGCATCCAGAGCCTCCTCTTCGGCGATTTCGTCGCCTCGAACTACCCCCGCGCATGGAATCAGTCCGAAGTCGGGCAGCAGATGATCAACTCCGTGATCGTGACCATCATGCAAACCGGCGGCCAGTTCATCACCGGGGTGCTCGCGGCCTTCGCCCTCGCGTTCGGTCGCATCCCCGCGCCGGGCAAGATCCTCGTGTTCTTCCTCGTCCCCATGATGATCCCTTCCGAGATCTCCGTGATCGGTAACTACCTCACCGTTCGCGAAATGGGGCTGTACGACACGGTGGTCGCGATCTTCCTGCCCTACGTCGCTTCGTCCTTCACGATCTTCCTGTTCTACCAGGCGTTTAAGCAGTTCCCGAAGGAGATCCTCGAAGCGACCCGCCTCGAGGGCGTCGGACCCCTGCGTTTCCTGTTCACGTTCCTCATCCCCCTCAACCGTTCCGTGTGCATGACCGCACTCGTGACCGGCGCGATTGCGGCGTGGAACGGCTACATGTGGCCGTTGCTGATCACCCAGTCGGCCTCCGTCCGCACCATCCAGCCCGGTATCAAGGCGCTGGCGGACGAAACAGCTGTGGATACAGGCCTGGTCCTCGCCGGCCTGATCATCGCAGCACTGCCCACCATCATCCTCGTGGTCTTTGGTCAGAAGTACCTGAGCCGCGGCCTAACCGAAGGAGCTGTCAAGTAA